A single Actinomadura algeriensis DNA region contains:
- a CDS encoding SecDF P1 head subdomain-containing protein, whose product MSRNGPPLWPQPSPARRSGPGPVIAAVAIAAVLLVAAGAFAVYLLTRPGDGLHEGMGPPERDVRGPVDLRMPLEFFPVADERRAGTCPPGYLPEDAGGCLLLGSGGFRVARVDGLEAVSPEATGTWGIEIRLTGDDAKAFARLTEEAAAKEPDGRIAVLVDERIVSAPMVTQPITGGEIMISGSFTRAEVDDLLERITGG is encoded by the coding sequence ATGAGCCGCAACGGGCCGCCGCTGTGGCCGCAGCCGTCCCCGGCCAGGCGTTCGGGGCCGGGCCCCGTGATCGCGGCCGTGGCGATCGCGGCGGTGCTCCTGGTCGCGGCGGGCGCGTTCGCGGTGTACCTGCTGACGCGCCCCGGCGACGGCCTTCACGAGGGGATGGGGCCGCCGGAGCGCGACGTGCGCGGGCCCGTGGATCTGCGCATGCCGCTCGAGTTCTTCCCGGTCGCCGACGAGCGGCGGGCGGGGACGTGCCCGCCCGGGTACCTGCCCGAGGACGCCGGCGGCTGTCTCCTGCTGGGGTCCGGCGGGTTCAGGGTGGCGCGCGTCGACGGCCTCGAGGCGGTATCGCCGGAGGCGACGGGCACGTGGGGCATCGAGATCAGGCTCACCGGGGACGACGCGAAGGCCTTCGCCCGGCTGACCGAGGAGGCCGCGGCGAAGGAGCCCGACGGGCGGATCGCCGTCCTGGTCGATGAGCGGATCGTCTCCGCCCCGATGGTGACCCAGCCCATCACCGGCGGCGAGATCATGATCAGCGGAAGTTTCACCCGGGCGGAGGTCGACGACCTCCTCGAGCGGATCACCGGCGGCTGA
- the ectA gene encoding diaminobutyrate acetyltransferase, protein MAAQSLETPNRRPDANETNEDVRLQEPSLTDGPEMWRLARDSKVLDVNSPYSYTLWCRDFADTSVVASDAGVPCGFITGYTRPSSADTFFVWQVAVDHDHRGQGLARRMLDDLADRLAARGHRYMEATVTPDNAASTAMFESFARARGCELVRSPLFGAEHFPEGGHEPEVLFRIGPIVTAD, encoded by the coding sequence ATGGCAGCGCAATCCCTGGAAACACCGAACCGACGCCCGGACGCGAACGAGACGAACGAGGACGTGCGACTCCAGGAGCCCAGCCTGACCGACGGCCCGGAGATGTGGCGGCTCGCCCGGGACTCCAAGGTCCTGGACGTCAACTCGCCGTACAGCTACACGCTCTGGTGCCGCGACTTCGCCGACACTTCCGTCGTGGCCAGCGACGCCGGCGTTCCCTGCGGCTTCATCACCGGCTACACCCGCCCGTCCAGCGCCGACACGTTCTTCGTCTGGCAGGTCGCCGTCGACCACGACCACCGCGGCCAGGGCCTGGCCCGCCGCATGCTCGACGACCTCGCCGACCGGCTCGCCGCCCGCGGCCACCGGTACATGGAGGCCACCGTCACCCCGGACAACGCGGCGTCGACCGCGATGTTCGAGTCGTTCGCGCGGGCCCGGGGGTGCGAACTCGTCCGCAGCCCGCTGTTCGGCGCGGAGCACTTCCCCGAGGGGGGACACGAGCCCGAGGTGCTCTTCCGGATCGGCCCCATCGTCACCGCCGACTGA
- the xerD gene encoding site-specific tyrosine recombinase XerD gives MAATVDTYLGHLAVERGLAANTLSAYRRDLARYLRVMRLMGRAAVDEITERDVRGFLLVLREGDPEHPPLSAGSAARALVAVRGLHRFALREGLAPDDPAHGVRPPTPPRRLPKAISVRDVERLLAAASGWSAADGRTARGLRDRALLELLYGSGARISEAVGLDVDDLDLAEGVARVAGKGGKDRVVPVGDYAVRAVDAYLVRARPELAGAGRGGPALFLNARGGRLSRQGAWMVLRAAAERAQLSDVSPHTLRHSFATHLLDGGADVRVVQELLGHASVTTTQVYTLVTVQLLREVYATSHPRARSARPAPGTEPRRS, from the coding sequence CTGGCGGCGACCGTCGACACCTACCTGGGGCACCTGGCGGTCGAACGCGGACTGGCCGCCAACACCCTCAGCGCCTACCGCCGCGACCTCGCCCGCTACCTGAGGGTGATGCGGCTGATGGGCCGCGCCGCCGTCGACGAGATCACCGAACGGGACGTCCGCGGGTTCCTGCTCGTCCTGCGCGAGGGCGACCCCGAGCATCCGCCGCTGTCGGCGGGCTCGGCGGCGCGCGCGCTCGTCGCCGTCCGCGGCCTGCACCGGTTCGCGCTGCGCGAGGGCCTCGCCCCGGACGATCCCGCCCACGGCGTCAGACCGCCGACGCCGCCGCGCCGCCTCCCCAAGGCGATCTCCGTGCGGGACGTCGAGCGGCTCCTCGCCGCGGCGTCCGGCTGGTCCGCCGCCGACGGGCGCACCGCGCGCGGCCTGCGCGACCGTGCCCTGCTGGAACTGCTGTACGGGTCGGGCGCCCGGATCTCCGAGGCCGTCGGGCTGGACGTCGACGACCTCGACCTCGCCGAGGGCGTCGCCCGCGTCGCCGGGAAGGGCGGCAAGGACCGCGTCGTCCCCGTCGGCGACTACGCGGTCCGCGCCGTGGACGCCTACCTCGTGCGCGCCCGCCCCGAACTGGCCGGGGCCGGGCGGGGCGGCCCCGCGCTGTTCCTGAACGCGCGCGGCGGGCGGCTGTCGCGGCAGGGCGCGTGGATGGTGCTGCGCGCCGCCGCCGAGCGCGCCCAGCTGTCGGACGTCTCCCCGCACACCCTCCGCCACTCGTTCGCCACCCATCTGCTGGACGGCGGAGCGGACGTGCGCGTCGTGCAGGAGTTGCTCGGGCACGCGTCGGTGACCACCACGCAGGTCTACACTCTGGTCACGGTGCAGCTCCTGCGCGAGGTCTACGCCACCTCGCATCCCCGTGCGCGGAGCGCCCGACCGGCGCCCGGAACGGAGCCCCGGCGGAGCTGA
- the pip gene encoding prolyl aminopeptidase, translating into MELRTLYPPIEPYDSGLLDVGDGNRVYWEVCGNPDGKPAVMLHGGPGGGCSPAHRRQFDPEAYRIVLFDQRNCGRSEPHAKDPEVSLEANTTWHLVADMERLREHLGVDRWLVFGGSWGSALALSYAQTHPDRVTELVLRGIFTLRPFELYWFYQEGASLIFPDLWERYVEPIPEDEREDLVSAFHKRLNSSDRDVRVAAARAWSTWEGSTLTLRPDEELAGGFGEPDYAVAFARIENHYFVNEGFFEDDQLIRDVDKIRHIPAVIVQGRYDMCTPVATAWDLHRAWPEADFHIVDDAGHAYSEPGILHHLIEATDRFARTR; encoded by the coding sequence ATGGAGCTTCGCACCCTGTACCCGCCGATCGAGCCGTACGACTCAGGACTGCTCGACGTGGGGGACGGCAACCGCGTCTACTGGGAGGTCTGCGGCAATCCGGACGGCAAGCCCGCCGTCATGCTGCACGGCGGCCCGGGCGGCGGGTGCAGCCCGGCGCACCGCCGGCAGTTCGATCCCGAGGCGTACCGGATCGTCCTGTTCGACCAGCGCAACTGCGGGCGGAGCGAGCCGCACGCGAAGGATCCGGAGGTGTCGCTGGAGGCGAACACCACCTGGCATCTGGTCGCCGACATGGAGCGGCTCCGCGAGCATCTGGGCGTCGACCGCTGGCTGGTCTTCGGCGGGAGCTGGGGCAGTGCGCTGGCCCTGTCGTACGCGCAGACGCACCCGGACCGCGTCACCGAGCTGGTCCTGCGCGGGATCTTCACGCTGCGGCCGTTCGAGCTGTACTGGTTCTACCAGGAGGGCGCCTCGCTGATCTTCCCCGACCTGTGGGAGCGGTACGTCGAGCCGATTCCCGAGGACGAGCGCGAGGACCTCGTCTCCGCGTTCCACAAGCGGCTCAACTCGTCCGACCGGGACGTGCGGGTCGCGGCCGCCCGCGCCTGGTCGACGTGGGAAGGGTCGACGCTCACGCTGCGGCCGGACGAGGAGCTGGCGGGCGGCTTCGGCGAGCCCGACTACGCGGTGGCGTTCGCCCGGATCGAGAACCACTACTTCGTCAACGAGGGGTTCTTCGAGGACGATCAGCTGATCCGGGACGTGGACAAGATCCGGCACATCCCGGCCGTCATCGTGCAGGGCCGTTACGACATGTGCACGCCCGTCGCGACGGCGTGGGACCTGCACCGCGCATGGCCGGAGGCGGACTTCCACATCGTGGACGACGCCGGGCACGCCTACAGTGAGCCGGGAATCCTGCATCACCTCATCGAGGCGACCGACCGGTTCGCCCGCACCCGCTGA
- a CDS encoding CTP synthase — protein MPSAATGRARPTKHLFVTGGVASSLGKGLTASSLGRLLTLRGLRVTMQKLDPYLNVDPGTMNPFQHGEVFVTDDGAETDLDIGHYERFLDTDLHGSANVTTGQVYSNVIAKERRGEYLGDTVQVIPHITNEIKDRIRGMADGSDGAEVDVVITEVGGTVGDIESQPFLEAVRQIRHEIGRENCFFLHVSLLPYIGPSGELKTKPTQHSVAALRSIGIQPDAIVCRSDRPITDGLKHKISMMCDVDRDAVVSAVDAASIYDIPKVLHSEGLDAYVVRRLDLPFRDVDWGAWDELLRRVHRPAHDVTIALVGKYIDLPDAYLSVTEALRHGGFGNDAKVRIRWVKSDDCETPEGAERELDGVDGVLIPGGFGVRGIEGKLGAVRHARETGVPLLGICLGLQCMVIEAARDLAGIPGAGSAEFDATTADPVVATMADQLDVVAGERDMGGTMRLGLYPADLAEDSIVRELYGESKISERHRHRYEVNNLYRDRLEDAGLRFSGLSPDGRLVEYVELPRDRHPFFVGTQAHPEFRSRPTRPHPLFTGLIAAAIDYAGEHGRGRAPGAVTAS, from the coding sequence TTGCCTTCGGCAGCCACTGGTAGAGCACGTCCTACCAAGCATCTCTTCGTCACCGGCGGTGTCGCCTCCAGCCTCGGCAAGGGTCTGACGGCGTCCAGCCTGGGCCGGCTTCTCACCCTCCGCGGCCTGCGGGTCACCATGCAGAAGCTCGACCCCTACCTCAACGTCGACCCCGGCACGATGAACCCGTTCCAGCACGGCGAGGTCTTCGTCACCGACGACGGCGCCGAGACCGACCTGGACATCGGCCACTACGAGCGCTTCCTGGACACCGACCTGCACGGCTCGGCGAACGTCACCACCGGCCAGGTGTACTCGAACGTCATCGCCAAGGAGCGCCGCGGGGAGTACCTCGGCGACACCGTGCAGGTCATCCCGCACATCACCAACGAGATCAAGGACCGCATCCGCGGCATGGCGGACGGTTCGGACGGCGCCGAGGTCGACGTCGTGATCACCGAGGTGGGCGGGACGGTCGGCGACATCGAGTCGCAGCCGTTCCTGGAGGCCGTCCGGCAGATCCGGCACGAGATCGGCCGCGAGAACTGCTTCTTCCTGCACGTCTCGCTGCTGCCCTACATCGGCCCGTCCGGCGAGCTGAAGACCAAGCCGACGCAGCACTCGGTGGCGGCGCTGCGCTCCATCGGCATCCAGCCCGACGCGATCGTGTGCCGCTCCGACCGGCCGATCACCGACGGGCTCAAGCACAAGATCAGCATGATGTGCGACGTCGACCGCGACGCGGTCGTGTCCGCCGTCGACGCCGCAAGCATCTACGACATCCCGAAGGTGCTGCACTCCGAGGGCCTGGACGCCTACGTCGTCCGCCGCCTCGACCTGCCGTTCCGCGACGTCGACTGGGGCGCGTGGGACGAGCTGCTGCGCCGCGTCCACCGGCCCGCCCACGACGTCACGATCGCGCTCGTCGGCAAGTACATCGACCTGCCCGACGCGTACCTGTCGGTCACCGAGGCGCTGCGGCACGGCGGGTTCGGCAACGACGCCAAGGTCCGCATCCGCTGGGTCAAGAGCGACGACTGCGAGACGCCCGAGGGCGCCGAGCGCGAGCTGGACGGCGTGGACGGCGTGCTGATCCCCGGCGGGTTCGGCGTCCGCGGGATCGAGGGCAAGCTCGGCGCCGTCCGGCACGCCCGCGAGACCGGCGTTCCGCTCCTCGGGATCTGCCTCGGCCTGCAGTGCATGGTCATCGAGGCCGCCCGCGACCTCGCCGGGATCCCCGGCGCCGGCAGCGCCGAGTTCGACGCGACCACCGCCGACCCCGTCGTCGCGACCATGGCCGACCAGCTCGACGTCGTCGCCGGCGAGCGCGACATGGGCGGCACGATGCGGCTCGGGCTCTACCCCGCCGACCTCGCCGAGGACTCGATCGTCCGCGAGCTGTACGGCGAGTCGAAGATCTCCGAGCGGCACCGGCACCGCTACGAGGTCAACAACCTGTACCGGGACCGGCTGGAGGACGCGGGGCTGCGGTTCAGCGGGCTGTCGCCCGACGGCCGGCTCGTCGAGTACGTCGAGCTGCCCCGCGACCGGCACCCGTTCTTCGTCGGCACCCAGGCGCACCCCGAGTTCCGGTCCCGGCCGACCCGCCCGCACCCCCTGTTCACCGGCCTGATCGCCGCCGCGATCGACTACGCCGGGGAGCACGGCCGAGGCCGGGCGCCCGGCGCCGTGACCGCGTCGTGA
- a CDS encoding NUDIX hydrolase — protein sequence MSGLGPDDVRDRPERWRVVEETTAFKGHVFDVRRDRVEMPRGDGTEVVGRDVIEHLGSVGVIALDDRDRVLLVRQYRHAVGRMLWEAPAGLRDVAGEPLHELARRELLEEAGYRAERWDTLVDVYPSSGMSDERVRIFLARGVTEVPADEIDFERIHEEADMPVVWVPLDEAVRKVLAGDVHNMIAVTGVLAAHAARADGFAGLRPVDAPED from the coding sequence GTGAGCGGCCTCGGCCCGGACGACGTCCGCGACCGTCCCGAACGCTGGCGCGTCGTCGAGGAGACCACGGCCTTCAAGGGGCACGTGTTCGACGTCCGGCGCGACCGGGTGGAGATGCCGCGCGGCGACGGCACCGAGGTCGTCGGACGGGACGTGATCGAGCACCTCGGCTCGGTCGGCGTCATCGCCCTGGACGACCGCGACCGCGTCCTGCTCGTCCGCCAGTACCGGCACGCGGTCGGGCGGATGCTGTGGGAGGCGCCCGCCGGGCTGCGGGACGTGGCGGGGGAGCCGCTGCACGAGCTCGCGCGGCGCGAGCTGCTGGAGGAGGCCGGGTACCGGGCGGAGCGCTGGGACACGCTCGTCGACGTGTACCCGTCGTCCGGCATGTCGGACGAACGGGTCCGCATCTTCCTCGCCCGCGGCGTCACCGAGGTCCCCGCCGACGAGATCGACTTCGAGCGGATCCACGAGGAGGCCGACATGCCCGTCGTGTGGGTCCCGCTCGACGAGGCCGTCCGCAAGGTCCTCGCCGGCGACGTGCACAACATGATCGCCGTGACCGGCGTGCTCGCCGCGCACGCCGCCCGCGCCGACGGATTCGCGGGGCTGCGTCCGGTCGACGCGCCCGAGGACTGA
- the ehuB gene encoding ectoine/hydroxyectoine ABC transporter substrate-binding protein EhuB, translated as MTSSRRDFLRSAVLLSAAVPLAAAGCSTTDPATEVSGGGTLQKAKDAGKIKVGFANEAPYGFTDSSGKLTGEAPELARVIFKNLGIEEMEGVQVDFGGLIGGLNAKRFDVIAAGMFVIPERCQSVAFSDPEYVAKSALMVKEGNPDGLTDGKTLAAKGAKVGVLTGAVEQGYAKSLGVKDIQTFPDQASAFSGLKSGRIDAIWLTRISLADLLSKHEGEGFEVTEAFTPVVDGKEQFGAGAFAFRKADGELLNAFNAELKKLKDGDKLLPIMEPFGFTEAEMPGPDDTAAKFCKA; from the coding sequence ATGACTTCCTCACGACGCGATTTCCTCCGGTCCGCCGTTCTGCTGTCCGCCGCGGTGCCGCTCGCCGCGGCGGGTTGCTCCACGACGGATCCGGCGACCGAGGTCAGCGGCGGCGGCACCCTGCAGAAGGCGAAGGACGCCGGCAAGATCAAGGTCGGCTTCGCCAACGAGGCCCCGTACGGTTTCACCGACAGCTCCGGGAAGCTGACCGGTGAGGCCCCCGAGCTGGCCCGCGTCATCTTCAAGAACCTCGGCATCGAGGAGATGGAGGGAGTCCAGGTCGACTTCGGCGGCCTGATCGGCGGCCTGAACGCCAAGCGGTTCGACGTCATCGCCGCCGGCATGTTCGTCATCCCCGAGCGCTGCCAGTCCGTGGCCTTCTCCGACCCCGAGTACGTCGCCAAGAGCGCCCTCATGGTCAAGGAGGGCAACCCGGACGGCCTCACCGACGGCAAGACCCTCGCCGCCAAGGGCGCCAAGGTCGGCGTCCTGACCGGCGCCGTCGAGCAGGGCTACGCCAAGAGCCTCGGCGTGAAGGACATCCAGACCTTCCCCGACCAGGCGAGCGCGTTCTCGGGCCTGAAGTCCGGCCGCATCGACGCCATCTGGCTGACCCGCATCTCGCTGGCCGACCTGCTGTCCAAGCACGAGGGCGAGGGCTTCGAGGTCACCGAGGCGTTCACCCCCGTCGTGGACGGCAAGGAGCAGTTCGGCGCGGGCGCGTTCGCGTTCCGCAAGGCCGACGGCGAGCTGCTGAACGCCTTCAACGCCGAGCTGAAGAAGCTGAAGGACGGCGACAAGCTGCTGCCGATCATGGAGCCGTTCGGCTTCACCGAGGCCGAGATGCCCGGCCCGGACGACACCGCCGCCAAGTTCTGCAAGGCCTGA
- the ectB gene encoding diaminobutyrate--2-oxoglutarate transaminase, with protein MDTFARMESEVRGYCRSWPTVFTSAQGSHMTDENGRTYLDFFAGAGTLNYGHNNPQLKRRLMDYLASDAIVHSLDMYTTAKRDFLERFNEFVLSPRGLDYKVQFPGPAGNNSVEAALKLARKYTGRETVVSFTNAFHGMTLGALAVTGNSMKRTGAGVPLGHGVAMPYDNYLDGRTPDFLLFDTMLDDSGSGLDKPAAVIVETVQGEGGINVATAEWLRGLQDLCRRHEILLIVDDVQMGCGRTGPFFSFEEAGITPDIVCLSKSLSGYGLPFAVTLMRRELDVWEPGEHNGTFRGFNPAFVTAVGALEDYWTGEGMEKQTLAKGQQVQTALEEIALSHAGAIDAVRGRGLAWGLVMKDAETAPKVCAEAFKRGLLMETSGPEGEVVKLLPPLTVTETELGRGLEIIADSVEAVRSTVTV; from the coding sequence ATGGACACTTTCGCCCGCATGGAATCGGAAGTCCGCGGCTACTGCAGGAGCTGGCCCACGGTGTTCACCAGCGCGCAGGGCAGCCACATGACCGATGAGAACGGCCGCACCTACCTCGATTTCTTCGCCGGTGCGGGGACGCTGAACTACGGGCACAACAACCCGCAGCTGAAACGCCGCCTCATGGACTACCTGGCGAGCGACGCCATCGTCCACAGCCTCGACATGTACACCACGGCCAAGAGGGACTTCCTGGAACGCTTCAACGAGTTCGTGCTGTCGCCGCGCGGCCTGGACTACAAGGTCCAGTTCCCCGGCCCGGCGGGCAACAACTCGGTCGAGGCCGCCCTCAAGCTCGCCCGCAAGTACACCGGCCGCGAGACCGTCGTCAGCTTCACCAACGCCTTCCACGGCATGACGCTCGGGGCGCTGGCGGTCACCGGCAACTCGATGAAGCGGACCGGCGCCGGCGTGCCGCTCGGGCACGGCGTCGCGATGCCCTATGACAACTACCTCGACGGCCGGACGCCCGACTTCCTGCTGTTCGACACGATGCTGGACGACAGCGGCAGCGGCCTCGACAAGCCCGCCGCGGTGATCGTCGAGACGGTCCAGGGCGAGGGCGGCATCAACGTCGCCACCGCCGAGTGGCTGCGCGGGCTGCAGGACCTGTGCCGCCGGCACGAGATCCTCCTGATCGTCGACGACGTGCAGATGGGCTGCGGCCGCACCGGCCCGTTCTTCTCCTTCGAGGAGGCCGGAATCACGCCGGACATCGTCTGCCTGTCCAAGTCGCTCAGCGGCTACGGCCTGCCGTTCGCGGTGACCCTCATGCGGCGCGAGCTGGACGTGTGGGAGCCCGGCGAGCACAACGGGACGTTCCGCGGCTTCAACCCCGCGTTCGTCACCGCCGTCGGCGCCCTGGAGGACTACTGGACCGGCGAGGGCATGGAGAAGCAGACGCTCGCCAAGGGCCAGCAGGTGCAGACCGCCCTGGAGGAGATCGCGCTGTCGCACGCCGGCGCGATCGACGCCGTCCGCGGCCGCGGCCTGGCCTGGGGCCTGGTCATGAAGGACGCGGAGACGGCCCCGAAGGTCTGCGCCGAGGCGTTCAAGCGCGGGCTGCTGATGGAGACGTCCGGTCCGGAGGGCGAGGTGGTCAAGCTGCTGCCGCCGCTCACCGTGACCGAGACCGAGCTCGGCCGCGGCCTGGAGATCATCGCGGACTCCGTCGAGGCCGTCCGCTCGACCGTGACGGTCTGA
- a CDS encoding ectoine synthase: MIVRSLKEIIGTERDVQAPTWHSRRFVLAKDGVGFSMHETVLYAGTETKMWYANHIEAVYCIEGQGELINHENGETHRIEPGVMYLLNEHDHHTLRAHTDVKTVCVFNPPVTGREVHDENGVYPLLTEEDA; encoded by the coding sequence ATGATCGTTCGTTCCCTGAAGGAGATCATCGGCACTGAGCGCGATGTTCAGGCGCCCACATGGCACAGCCGCCGGTTCGTGCTGGCCAAGGACGGCGTCGGATTCTCGATGCACGAGACCGTCCTGTACGCGGGGACCGAGACCAAGATGTGGTACGCGAACCACATCGAGGCCGTCTACTGCATCGAGGGCCAAGGGGAGCTGATCAACCACGAGAACGGTGAGACGCACCGTATCGAGCCCGGCGTCATGTACCTGCTCAACGAGCACGACCACCACACTCTGCGGGCGCACACCGACGTCAAGACGGTCTGCGTGTTCAACCCGCCCGTGACCGGGCGGGAGGTGCATGACGAGAACGGGGTCTATCCGCTGCTGACAGAGGAGGACGCATGA
- a CDS encoding ParA family protein — METDPSRALGPTQRPVPEFPEPEIPAEHGPARIVAICNQKGGVGKTTTTINLGAALAEYGRRILLVDFDPQGALSVGLGKGDPRQLDVTIHNLLLEADTEWEDVVIETSVDGMDLLPSNIDLSGAEVQLVHEVGREYILQQALKSAIPHYDYILIDCQPSLGLLTVNALAASEGVLIPLECEYFAMRGVALLMETIEKVQGRINPELVIDGVLGTMYDSRTLHTREVLGRIVEAFGEKVFHTVINRTVRFPDATVAGEPITFFDPNSMGANAYRSLAREVLAKWAA, encoded by the coding sequence ATAGAGACCGATCCGAGTCGGGCCCTCGGCCCGACTCAGCGACCCGTGCCCGAATTTCCGGAACCCGAGATACCGGCCGAGCACGGACCCGCGCGCATCGTCGCGATCTGCAATCAGAAGGGCGGCGTCGGCAAGACCACGACGACCATAAATCTCGGCGCCGCGCTCGCCGAGTACGGCCGCCGCATCCTGCTCGTGGACTTCGACCCGCAGGGAGCGCTGTCGGTCGGCCTCGGCAAGGGCGACCCGCGCCAGCTCGACGTGACGATCCACAACCTGCTGCTCGAGGCCGACACCGAGTGGGAGGACGTCGTCATCGAGACGAGCGTCGACGGCATGGACCTCCTGCCGAGCAACATCGACCTGTCCGGTGCGGAGGTGCAGCTCGTCCACGAGGTCGGGCGCGAGTACATCCTGCAGCAGGCGCTGAAGTCGGCCATCCCGCACTACGACTACATCCTGATCGACTGCCAGCCGTCGCTCGGCCTGCTCACTGTCAACGCGCTGGCGGCCAGCGAGGGCGTGCTGATCCCGCTGGAGTGCGAGTACTTCGCGATGCGCGGGGTCGCGCTGCTGATGGAGACGATCGAGAAGGTGCAGGGCCGGATCAACCCGGAACTGGTCATCGACGGCGTTCTCGGCACCATGTACGACTCGCGCACCCTGCACACCCGCGAGGTGCTGGGACGCATCGTCGAGGCGTTCGGCGAGAAGGTGTTCCACACCGTCATCAACCGGACCGTGCGGTTCCCCGACGCGACCGTCGCGGGAGAGCCGATCACGTTCTTCGACCCGAACTCGATGGGAGCGAACGCCTACCGCTCGCTGGCGCGCGAGGTCCTCGCCAAGTGGGCGGCCTAG
- the thpD gene encoding ectoine hydroxylase, translating into MSIIESHPTIDDAYPTRKGTEAALLYRQDPVVYGSPGEGPIDEATLDSFEANGFLSVDQLLAPEEVEDYRAELRRLSADPQILADERTVTERGSNEVRSIFEVHKISEVFNSLVKDPRVVGRARQILGSDVYVHQSRVNYKPGFTGKDFFWHSDFETWHAEDGMPRMRAVSISIALTENFVHNGALMIMPGSHKTFVAAVGETPADHYKESLRSQEIGTPDSASLSILADKHGIELFTGTAGSATMFDCNCMHGSNGNITPFPRSNVFIVFNSVENTCVDPFSAPSPRPTFIGARDFTPVRD; encoded by the coding sequence ATGAGCATCATCGAGTCGCATCCGACCATCGACGACGCCTACCCCACCCGCAAGGGCACCGAGGCCGCGCTCCTGTATCGCCAGGACCCGGTCGTCTACGGCAGTCCCGGCGAGGGTCCCATCGATGAGGCGACCCTCGACTCCTTCGAGGCCAACGGCTTCCTGAGCGTCGACCAGCTGCTCGCGCCGGAGGAGGTCGAGGACTACCGCGCCGAGCTGCGCCGGCTGTCCGCCGACCCGCAGATCCTGGCCGACGAGCGCACGGTCACCGAGCGCGGGTCGAACGAGGTGCGGTCCATCTTCGAGGTCCACAAGATCAGCGAGGTCTTCAACTCGCTCGTCAAGGATCCGCGCGTCGTTGGCCGGGCCCGGCAAATCCTCGGCTCGGACGTTTACGTTCACCAGAGCCGGGTGAATTACAAGCCAGGCTTCACTGGTAAGGACTTCTTCTGGCACTCGGACTTCGAAACCTGGCACGCGGAGGACGGCATGCCTCGGATGCGCGCGGTGAGCATCTCCATCGCGCTGACCGAGAACTTCGTGCACAATGGCGCCCTCATGATCATGCCGGGTTCGCACAAGACGTTCGTGGCGGCCGTCGGGGAGACCCCGGCCGACCACTACAAGGAGTCCCTGCGCAGCCAGGAGATCGGCACCCCCGACTCGGCCAGCCTGTCCATCCTGGCCGACAAGCACGGCATCGAGCTGTTCACCGGCACCGCCGGCTCGGCGACGATGTTCGACTGCAACTGCATGCACGGCTCCAACGGGAACATCACCCCGTTCCCGCGCTCCAACGTGTTCATCGTCTTCAACAGCGTCGAGAACACGTGCGTCGACCCGTTCTCGGCGCCTTCGCCCCGCCCCACGTTCATCGGCGCTCGCGACTTCACCCCCGTTCGCGACTGA